The following proteins are encoded in a genomic region of Paenibacillus sp. FSL H3-0469:
- a CDS encoding GbsR/MarR family transcriptional regulator produces MNDLEGLSPEQIEKISKARERVIDSIGKNMDLYGITLSIGHLYGYMYFNEGPVTLDELSRTMGMSKTSMSTGVRTLLDLKMIDKVWGKGTRKDLFEVVPDWHQNFSDYFSIKWRKAVEGNMIALNKSLAEIRQMQTDYADEPDLSRLLHTDEIKIEEAIKYYRWLLKLIEALETGKIFELIPKE; encoded by the coding sequence ATGAACGATTTAGAGGGGCTTTCGCCCGAGCAAATAGAGAAAATCAGCAAGGCCCGTGAACGGGTTATCGACTCTATCGGTAAAAATATGGATTTATACGGCATCACCTTGTCCATCGGGCATTTATACGGTTATATGTACTTTAATGAGGGCCCGGTTACACTGGATGAGCTGAGCCGCACCATGGGCATGAGCAAGACCTCCATGAGTACTGGAGTCCGTACACTGCTTGATTTGAAGATGATTGATAAAGTCTGGGGCAAGGGCACCCGCAAGGATCTGTTCGAGGTGGTTCCCGACTGGCATCAGAACTTCAGCGATTACTTCTCTATTAAATGGAGAAAAGCGGTGGAAGGGAATATGATTGCCCTGAACAAATCGCTTGCCGAAATCCGGCAGATGCAAACCGATTATGCGGACGAGCCCGACCTGTCGCGCCTGCTTCACACCGACGAGATTAAGATTGAGGAAGCCATTAAATATTACCGCTGGCTGCTGAAGCTGATCGAAGCGCTGGAGACCGGCAAGATCTTTGAATTAATCCCTAAAGAATAA
- a CDS encoding glycine betaine/L-proline ABC transporter ATP-binding protein, which translates to MAIIEVKQLTKVFGHDAARALPLLEQGWSKERIAKEAKLTVGVNKAEFSIEEGEIFVIMGLSGSGKSTLVRLLNRLIEPTGGQVLFKGKDVVKMNPEQLREFRRKNIGMVFQKFALFPHRSVLANAEYGLEVQGVEKSKRTRLAMEALELVGLKGWENHRPDQLSGGMQQRVGLARGLANDPDILLMDEAFSALDPLIRKDMQQELLELQSRVKKTIVFITHDLDEALRIGDRIALMKDGVIVQIGSPEEILIQPANKYVERFVEDVDLSKVLTASHVMRQPEMIRPERGPRVALQLMRDSGVSSLYVADNEMRLQGLLTADNASQALKENRSILEVMQREIPRVQPDTLLNDLFELMSETHLPVAVVGEGEKLKGIVIKGAVLSALAGNAVPEGGLHS; encoded by the coding sequence ATGGCAATTATAGAGGTGAAACAGTTAACCAAAGTTTTCGGTCATGATGCAGCACGGGCGCTTCCATTATTAGAACAAGGCTGGTCCAAAGAAAGAATCGCCAAGGAAGCCAAGCTGACGGTCGGTGTGAATAAAGCCGAATTCAGCATTGAAGAGGGAGAAATATTTGTCATTATGGGCTTGTCGGGCAGTGGTAAGTCCACGCTCGTCCGTCTATTGAACCGGCTGATTGAGCCGACCGGAGGACAGGTGCTGTTCAAGGGTAAGGATGTTGTCAAGATGAATCCGGAGCAGCTTCGGGAATTCCGGCGGAAGAATATCGGTATGGTCTTTCAAAAGTTCGCGCTGTTCCCGCACCGCAGTGTGCTCGCTAACGCAGAGTACGGACTGGAAGTCCAGGGTGTGGAGAAAAGCAAACGAACCCGGCTGGCCATGGAGGCTCTTGAGCTTGTAGGGCTGAAGGGCTGGGAGAATCACCGTCCGGATCAGCTCAGCGGAGGCATGCAGCAGCGTGTCGGCCTGGCGCGCGGTCTGGCCAATGATCCTGACATTCTGCTGATGGATGAAGCCTTCAGTGCGCTTGATCCGCTGATCCGCAAGGATATGCAGCAGGAACTACTGGAGCTGCAATCCAGAGTGAAGAAGACGATTGTCTTCATCACGCATGATCTGGATGAAGCGCTGCGGATCGGGGACCGTATTGCCCTGATGAAGGACGGGGTCATTGTCCAGATCGGATCGCCGGAAGAAATTCTGATTCAGCCTGCGAATAAATATGTAGAACGCTTCGTGGAGGATGTGGATCTGTCCAAGGTGCTGACGGCTTCCCACGTGATGCGTCAGCCGGAGATGATCCGCCCGGAACGCGGCCCCCGGGTAGCCCTGCAGCTTATGCGGGACAGCGGGGTATCCAGCCTGTATGTGGCGGATAATGAGATGCGGCTGCAAGGTCTGCTGACAGCAGATAACGCCTCTCAGGCTTTGAAGGAGAACCGCAGTATCCTTGAAGTCATGCAGCGTGAGATTCCCCGTGTCCAGCCGGACACCCTGCTGAATGATCTGTTCGAGCTGATGTCGGAGACGCATCTGCCGGTGGCGGTAGTCGGGGAAGGCGAGAAGCTGAAGGGGATTGTGATCAAGGGGGCTGTGTTGTCTGCCCTGGCCGGTAACGCAGTTCCGGAAGGAGGGCTTCATTCATGA
- a CDS encoding proline/glycine betaine ABC transporter permease, which produces MNLPKIPLGKGVEWIEDWLTAYFGPIFDFIHAVIGGMVSGIDAALNFLPALVLTLLIAALAYWIGKWRMALFAVVGLLLIDNLGLWGPSMQSLALVLTASLLAVVIGVPLGVLCAQSRTFQNIATPILDFMQTMPAFVYLLPAVSFFSLGVVPGVIASIIFAIPPTIRLTNLGIRQVSPELVEAADAFGSTAGQKLFKLQLPIAMPTIMAGINQTIMLSLSMVVISSMIGAQGVGAYVYRAVSQAKTGAGFEAGIAIVIIAILLDRLTQKLFKSKPQE; this is translated from the coding sequence ATGAATTTACCCAAAATCCCGCTCGGAAAGGGCGTAGAATGGATCGAAGATTGGCTCACTGCCTATTTCGGCCCGATATTTGACTTCATTCATGCGGTGATCGGCGGAATGGTCAGCGGAATTGATGCGGCACTGAATTTCCTGCCGGCTCTTGTGCTGACCCTTCTGATCGCCGCTCTGGCCTACTGGATCGGCAAATGGCGGATGGCGCTGTTTGCGGTGGTCGGACTGCTCCTGATTGACAATCTTGGATTATGGGGGCCGTCGATGCAGTCGCTGGCCCTGGTACTGACAGCCTCTCTGCTGGCTGTAGTGATCGGGGTTCCGCTCGGAGTGCTGTGTGCACAGAGCCGGACCTTCCAGAACATTGCTACCCCGATTCTGGACTTCATGCAGACGATGCCGGCGTTCGTATATCTGCTTCCAGCCGTGTCGTTCTTTTCACTGGGGGTAGTTCCCGGCGTAATTGCTTCTATTATATTCGCGATTCCGCCAACCATCCGGCTCACTAACCTGGGTATTCGTCAGGTCTCGCCAGAGCTAGTGGAGGCGGCGGATGCCTTCGGTTCTACGGCAGGGCAGAAGCTGTTCAAGCTACAGCTGCCCATCGCCATGCCGACCATTATGGCCGGTATTAACCAGACGATTATGCTGTCGCTGTCCATGGTGGTCATCTCGTCCATGATCGGTGCCCAGGGGGTCGGGGCTTATGTATACCGTGCGGTATCACAGGCCAAGACTGGTGCGGGCTTCGAGGCGGGGATTGCCATTGTCATTATCGCGATACTGCTGGATCGTCTGACCCAAAAGCTGTTCAAATCCAAACCACAAGAATAG
- a CDS encoding sugar ABC transporter substrate-binding protein translates to MSQPRKSVFITLALVLMLAAVLSACSNSGTPSPDTSASSGNSGSKENIKLRMTVWGSPEEVAPYKKAIQNFEAKHPNVKVELQHIAADYDTKLTTMVAGNDVPDIAMMESGTIAFPMAEQGKFYNLQEFLDTDTEISPDTLVPNITYSLEPGNVIGIGPGPESFALFYNEDIFKDAGIEPPPSNVADAWTWDEFVEVAKKLTMDTNGKTAADPDFDPKKIKQYGANISTWWGVYSNFIYSNGGDFISADGKTFGLNQPEAVEALQKISDLMNVHHVSPSPVQSKNIPATNVALQTKKVAMTVDGQWASAGLAQSKFNFNVGVMPVMKEPVTTVVCGMFSIFKSSKHPQEAWELLKALLDPEASIDMLTAGTWMPSPKDWYTDPALLAKWTENLDARPSGYKEAVVDVILTKGHQTPTGYVKNFNNIMDLVNPALDKVWLGQQTAQEAMDSIAAKVQAQIKGRRDIKE, encoded by the coding sequence ATGTCGCAACCCAGGAAATCAGTCTTCATCACATTGGCTCTGGTTCTGATGCTTGCTGCTGTGCTGTCTGCGTGCTCGAACTCGGGTACACCAAGCCCTGACACATCCGCGTCTTCCGGAAATTCCGGATCGAAGGAGAATATTAAGCTGCGGATGACGGTCTGGGGCTCACCGGAGGAAGTGGCTCCTTATAAAAAAGCGATTCAAAATTTCGAGGCTAAGCATCCGAACGTTAAGGTCGAGCTTCAGCATATTGCCGCTGATTATGATACCAAGCTGACGACTATGGTCGCCGGGAATGATGTTCCGGACATTGCCATGATGGAATCGGGCACTATTGCTTTTCCAATGGCGGAGCAGGGCAAATTCTATAATCTTCAGGAATTCCTGGATACGGATACCGAGATTAGTCCCGATACGCTGGTTCCCAATATTACCTATTCCCTGGAGCCGGGCAATGTGATCGGAATCGGCCCCGGACCGGAATCCTTCGCCTTGTTCTACAATGAGGATATCTTCAAGGACGCCGGCATTGAACCTCCTCCGTCGAATGTGGCGGATGCCTGGACCTGGGATGAATTCGTGGAGGTAGCCAAGAAGCTGACGATGGATACCAATGGAAAAACAGCGGCAGACCCGGACTTCGATCCCAAAAAAATCAAGCAATATGGAGCAAACATCTCCACCTGGTGGGGGGTGTACAGCAACTTCATCTATTCCAATGGCGGGGATTTCATCTCTGCAGACGGCAAAACCTTCGGGCTGAACCAGCCGGAGGCGGTGGAGGCGCTCCAGAAAATATCCGATCTGATGAATGTGCATCATGTATCCCCTTCACCAGTACAGTCCAAGAACATTCCGGCGACCAATGTGGCGCTCCAGACCAAAAAGGTAGCGATGACGGTCGATGGGCAATGGGCAAGTGCAGGCCTCGCCCAATCCAAGTTCAATTTCAATGTCGGGGTCATGCCGGTGATGAAAGAGCCGGTTACCACGGTGGTCTGCGGCATGTTCTCCATCTTCAAATCCTCCAAGCATCCCCAGGAGGCCTGGGAGCTGCTGAAGGCGCTGCTTGACCCTGAAGCATCCATTGACATGCTTACCGCCGGAACCTGGATGCCGTCTCCCAAGGACTGGTATACCGATCCTGCGCTGTTGGCCAAATGGACGGAGAATCTGGACGCCAGACCGTCCGGCTATAAGGAAGCCGTTGTCGATGTGATTCTGACCAAAGGGCATCAGACCCCGACCGGCTATGTGAAGAATTTCAACAATATTATGGACCTGGTCAACCCGGCGCTGGATAAGGTGTGGCTCGGCCAGCAGACGGCCCAGGAAGCGATGGACTCCATCGCGGCAAAGGTCCAGGCCCAGATTAAGGGACGCCGCGATATCAAGGAATAG
- a CDS encoding response regulator, with amino-acid sequence MRILIVDDEPRHLRGMVNLIGRLRPEDQVVAVKDGLSAMEMVRAHRPEAILTDIRMPGMDGLEFLERLKLEAIRTRVVMVSAYNLFEYAQKAVHYGAYDYLLKPVEIDQVADVLSRIDLLLTAEQRQRREEEEMQHRLKLASSAYLNRLMLSWLNGSASLAELNELDGYDGLRESGVAVYSELNSCQDSRERQDSGVFIRALEQAWSRWGEAITIPLSGMKEDGPLAAVTLITLEGLTRDKREEARSIAHSLAADWAYAGQLTHGIGPECRSLREEAPQSYLAARMANSYNFYDFRQGLLFSDEIRSSSREVVPDWSKVYEALIMDDAALALKACVEALCQLADGGHASPMLLKEQASLMLLQIRNEHQDILDKRAQQKLTGTATLIIRSCRSYPELVAHLGQALRETHLALTVSRQDQGESMIAECLSWIQQHMKEELTLERAAEHFHFNPSYFSTLIKNRTGKTFSEHVTAARMKRAKVLLAGEPLRIYEVSLECGFQDTKYFCRVFKKYYGMSPKAYKHVLSQRKREA; translated from the coding sequence ATGAGAATATTGATTGTGGATGATGAACCCAGGCATCTGAGGGGGATGGTCAATCTGATCGGACGCCTTCGGCCGGAGGATCAGGTGGTTGCGGTGAAGGATGGCTTGTCGGCTATGGAAATGGTGAGAGCCCACCGCCCGGAAGCCATATTGACGGATATCCGCATGCCCGGAATGGATGGGCTTGAATTTCTGGAGCGGCTTAAGCTTGAAGCTATCCGGACCAGGGTTGTAATGGTATCCGCTTACAATCTGTTCGAGTATGCGCAGAAGGCAGTCCATTATGGGGCTTATGATTACCTGCTGAAGCCGGTGGAGATTGACCAGGTTGCGGATGTCCTAAGCCGGATCGACCTTCTGCTGACGGCGGAACAGAGGCAGCGCCGTGAAGAGGAAGAGATGCAGCACCGGCTTAAGCTCGCTTCTTCCGCCTACCTGAACCGGCTCATGCTGTCCTGGCTGAACGGCAGTGCGTCCTTGGCCGAGCTGAACGAGCTGGACGGTTATGATGGGCTGCGGGAGAGCGGTGTCGCTGTGTATTCGGAGCTGAACTCCTGCCAGGACAGCAGGGAGAGGCAGGACAGCGGCGTGTTCATCCGTGCTCTGGAGCAGGCCTGGAGCAGGTGGGGGGAAGCCATCACGATTCCCTTGAGCGGTATGAAGGAGGATGGTCCTCTTGCCGCAGTTACCTTGATTACCTTGGAAGGCCTTACCCGGGACAAGCGGGAAGAGGCCCGGTCCATCGCCCATTCTTTGGCGGCGGATTGGGCGTATGCGGGACAGCTCACCCATGGGATCGGCCCGGAATGCCGTTCTCTCCGGGAGGAAGCGCCGCAGTCCTATCTGGCGGCCAGAATGGCCAACAGTTACAACTTCTATGATTTCCGGCAGGGGCTGCTGTTTTCAGATGAGATCAGGTCTTCTTCCCGTGAGGTTGTTCCTGACTGGAGCAAGGTCTATGAGGCTTTGATAATGGATGATGCTGCGCTTGCACTGAAAGCTTGTGTGGAAGCCCTCTGCCAGCTTGCGGACGGTGGACATGCCAGCCCTATGCTGCTGAAGGAGCAGGCATCGCTTATGCTGCTGCAGATCCGGAATGAGCATCAGGACATTCTGGATAAGAGGGCGCAGCAGAAGCTGACCGGTACGGCTACGCTGATTATCCGCTCATGCCGCTCGTACCCGGAGCTGGTGGCCCATTTAGGGCAGGCACTCCGGGAAACGCATTTGGCCTTAACCGTATCCCGGCAGGATCAGGGGGAGAGCATGATCGCTGAATGCCTAAGCTGGATACAGCAGCATATGAAGGAGGAGCTTACACTGGAGCGGGCGGCTGAGCATTTCCATTTTAACCCCTCCTATTTCAGTACACTGATCAAGAACAGGACGGGAAAAACGTTCTCTGAGCATGTGACGGCGGCCCGGATGAAGCGGGCCAAGGTGCTGCTCGCCGGGGAGCCGCTCAGAATATATGAGGTGTCCTTGGAATGCGGATTTCAGGATACGAAATATTTTTGCCGCGTATTCAAGAAGTATTACGGCATGTCGCCCAAAGCCTATAAGCACGTGCTATCGCAAAGGAAACGTGAGGCATGA
- a CDS encoding sensor histidine kinase produces the protein MKITFRYRLLASYILLIAIPLLVLGALFYRTSLKIITEQAQKNVYEIVRKNNEVMDTKLRIVDQNSMSLFLDKDLFRIFSQLDPRNEAELFAADRQVTAVLGKTFSQNQDIFAYQLWTSYFTFGQPLPQGEPTQSEIYRMARQAGGKLVWIPTYEFASMFSQPYLQGGNLEFRYLFSATRLLDFTYLSNTKLAKMDAGVERPVLAISFKSEVLKSLYADSLPGNSRYMVLDPQDRVVASSEPGQVAQIYKEAGLDKLQQENSGARRMKLDGEAVIVCYDRSEVTGWMSVVWIPEAGLVSSLVPVIRTSITVLAVVMGIVALIFAYFIAGKITKPIKRLLSAMRSVGEGDFQTRVDVVSHDEFGVLTQRFNRMNDRIHLLVTENYEIKLKEKEAEIQALNMQMHPHFLYNTLNVMNWTAIENDQQELSRMLVCLSNMLHYTSRKTWDAVPLSEEMSWMSNYFYIMSIRFEDKFTVEYDMDPQLLAYDVPRLLFQPFVENAILHGFDQTGSGGLIGIRGWIDGRTRHYEVADNGRGMSAETVHTILYEKSSSVGIKNTIDRIQMTYGGEYGIAIFSTPGTGTKVVITLPL, from the coding sequence ATGAAGATCACCTTCCGTTACCGGCTGCTGGCCAGCTATATTCTGCTGATTGCCATTCCCCTGCTCGTTCTGGGGGCTTTGTTCTACCGGACCAGCCTGAAGATTATCACAGAGCAGGCGCAGAAGAATGTGTATGAGATTGTCAGGAAGAATAATGAAGTTATGGACACCAAGCTGCGGATTGTGGACCAGAACAGCATGTCCCTGTTCCTCGACAAGGATCTGTTCCGCATCTTCAGCCAGCTGGACCCGAGGAATGAAGCGGAGCTGTTCGCAGCCGACCGGCAGGTGACGGCTGTACTCGGCAAAACCTTTTCCCAGAACCAGGATATCTTTGCCTACCAGCTATGGACCTCCTACTTCACCTTCGGACAACCCTTGCCTCAAGGAGAGCCGACGCAATCGGAAATATACCGTATGGCCCGGCAGGCGGGAGGGAAGCTGGTGTGGATACCGACTTATGAGTTCGCGTCCATGTTCAGCCAGCCCTATCTGCAAGGCGGAAATCTGGAGTTCCGTTATCTCTTCTCGGCTACACGCCTGCTGGATTTCACCTATCTCAGCAATACGAAGCTTGCCAAAATGGATGCCGGAGTGGAACGCCCCGTACTTGCCATAAGCTTCAAATCCGAGGTGCTTAAATCCTTGTATGCAGACAGCCTTCCGGGGAACTCGCGCTACATGGTGCTTGATCCGCAGGACAGGGTGGTCGCCAGCAGTGAGCCGGGTCAGGTTGCACAGATCTATAAGGAAGCAGGGCTGGACAAGCTGCAGCAGGAGAACAGCGGGGCACGGCGAATGAAGCTGGACGGCGAAGCGGTAATCGTCTGCTACGACCGATCGGAGGTGACCGGCTGGATGTCTGTGGTGTGGATACCGGAGGCAGGGCTGGTGAGCAGCCTGGTGCCGGTGATCCGGACGTCTATTACCGTACTGGCCGTGGTGATGGGGATTGTGGCCCTGATCTTCGCTTACTTCATTGCGGGTAAAATCACTAAGCCCATCAAGCGGCTGCTTAGCGCGATGAGATCGGTGGGCGAGGGCGATTTCCAGACCCGCGTGGATGTGGTAAGCCATGACGAGTTCGGCGTGCTGACGCAGCGCTTCAACCGGATGAATGACCGGATTCACCTGCTGGTGACGGAGAATTACGAGATCAAGCTGAAGGAGAAGGAGGCCGAGATCCAGGCGCTGAACATGCAGATGCATCCGCACTTCCTGTACAATACGCTGAATGTGATGAACTGGACAGCAATTGAGAATGATCAGCAGGAGCTTAGCAGGATGCTTGTCTGCCTGTCCAACATGCTGCATTATACCTCCCGGAAGACATGGGACGCCGTACCGTTGTCCGAAGAGATGAGCTGGATGAGTAATTACTTCTATATTATGTCGATCCGCTTCGAGGACAAGTTCACCGTGGAGTATGATATGGACCCGCAGTTATTGGCGTACGATGTGCCGAGACTGCTGTTCCAGCCCTTTGTGGAGAATGCGATTCTTCACGGCTTCGATCAGACCGGCTCTGGCGGACTCATTGGAATCCGCGGCTGGATTGACGGCAGAACCCGGCATTATGAGGTGGCCGACAACGGCCGGGGCATGAGTGCGGAGACGGTACACACAATTCTGTATGAGAAATCGTCCTCTGTGGGCATCAAAAATACTATTGACCGCATTCAGATGACCTACGGCGGCGAGTACGGGATAGCTATCTTCTCAACTCCGGGAACAGGCACGAAGGTAGTGATTACTTTGCCGCTATAA
- a CDS encoding glycine betaine ABC transporter substrate-binding protein, producing the protein MKRTHSMKRRPLMIIMLLLAVILVAGCSSNNNSTVKLAYVAWDSEIASTNVVKEVLETKLGVKVEMLQVDAGPMWAGIADGSADAMVAAWLPSTHASYLEKYGKDIEDVGVNLEGTKTGLAVPAYMDINSIDDLKNADVASSLNQTIIGIEPGAGIMTATEKALEAYGLSDYTLLESSSAAMAQELQKAFDKNEPIVVTGWTPHWMFANMDLKYLDDPQNVYGGAEQIHTMARKGLQEDMPDVHKFLSQFKWTAEDMEQVMVKIQGGQSPEEAAKEWVESNEAKVNEWTAGISA; encoded by the coding sequence ATGAAAAGAACTCATTCGATGAAGCGCAGACCGCTAATGATAATCATGCTGCTGCTGGCAGTAATTCTGGTAGCTGGTTGTTCGTCTAATAATAACAGTACGGTGAAGCTGGCTTATGTGGCCTGGGATTCCGAGATCGCCAGTACTAACGTAGTCAAGGAAGTGCTGGAAACGAAGCTCGGCGTGAAGGTGGAGATGCTGCAGGTCGATGCCGGACCGATGTGGGCAGGGATTGCTGACGGCAGCGCGGACGCTATGGTAGCCGCCTGGCTGCCAAGCACCCATGCCTCTTATCTGGAGAAATACGGCAAGGATATTGAAGATGTAGGGGTTAATCTGGAGGGTACGAAGACGGGGCTTGCCGTTCCCGCCTATATGGACATTAACTCCATCGATGACCTGAAGAATGCCGATGTAGCCTCTTCCCTGAATCAGACGATTATCGGGATTGAGCCGGGGGCCGGAATTATGACGGCTACGGAAAAAGCGCTCGAAGCCTACGGCTTGAGCGACTATACGCTGCTGGAGAGCTCGTCTGCGGCGATGGCACAGGAGCTGCAGAAGGCTTTTGACAAGAATGAACCGATCGTGGTCACCGGCTGGACTCCGCACTGGATGTTCGCTAACATGGACCTGAAGTATCTGGATGATCCGCAGAATGTATACGGCGGAGCCGAGCAGATTCACACCATGGCCCGCAAGGGGCTCCAGGAGGATATGCCGGATGTGCACAAGTTCCTGAGCCAATTCAAGTGGACCGCAGAGGATATGGAGCAGGTTATGGTCAAAATTCAAGGCGGACAGTCGCCTGAAGAAGCCGCCAAGGAATGGGTAGAGAGCAATGAAGCCAAGGTGAATGAGTGGACGGCTGGTATCTCTGCATAG
- a CDS encoding VTT domain-containing protein, producing the protein MTEIINAWIDWLLQSLGLSGPYIVFATFPLAVLQSLFGFFPLAILIVLHVSVFEVIGGMAVSWLACNLGAVVVYFLFRRYLFDWFDRKWGYKLKKYEKWQTYLDRYGIWTLVLLRTIPIVPSNIINLMSAVSPMKPAAFVWGTVLGNLSFIWLFGTLSSSLIVPREDWNGFLLWYGVFMLILLAIFVRLHWGHLQEDKRKRAGH; encoded by the coding sequence ATGACCGAAATCATCAATGCCTGGATTGACTGGCTGCTGCAGAGTCTTGGACTTAGCGGCCCGTATATTGTTTTCGCGACCTTTCCGCTCGCCGTGCTGCAAAGCTTGTTCGGATTTTTCCCCCTGGCGATTCTGATTGTGCTTCATGTCTCTGTATTCGAAGTAATTGGCGGTATGGCTGTCAGCTGGCTGGCCTGTAACCTGGGTGCGGTAGTCGTCTATTTTCTCTTCCGGCGTTATCTCTTCGACTGGTTCGACCGCAAATGGGGCTACAAGCTCAAGAAGTATGAGAAATGGCAGACCTATCTGGACCGTTACGGCATTTGGACCCTGGTGCTGCTGCGTACGATTCCGATTGTGCCCAGCAATATCATTAACCTGATGTCAGCCGTGTCTCCGATGAAGCCGGCGGCTTTTGTCTGGGGGACGGTGCTCGGCAATCTGTCTTTCATCTGGCTGTTCGGTACACTCAGCTCCTCGCTCATTGTCCCGCGTGAGGACTGGAACGGTTTTCTGTTGTGGTATGGCGTATTCATGCTGATTCTGCTCGCTATCTTTGTCCGGCTGCACTGGGGGCATCTCCAGGAGGATAAGCGCAAGCGGGCGGGACATTAG
- the yunB gene encoding sporulation protein YunB, producing the protein MVLSLLLLLAVLQGLRYVEQHLKPPILHLAQIRVKQIATESINKAITSQVADGGNAEALIDWKTDKNGKISGFMLNYKEHMRITSQAAEVIQSTLQELHNRTEYIPLGQALGSPLIASYGPDIPIKVEPQGAVKVELNTRQQNAGINMILVEVFIHIVTEVAVVIPFDMEPQVVDTEIPVSYLMVVGDVPMYYYDNQGKPVGENGSSAPGIAIPAPSLSTENNSTGTDSTPAGGGNSSSGSGGSGGHAGSGESPQPAAGGNNAPDTSGEGGNAGEGAE; encoded by the coding sequence ATCGTTCTGAGCCTGCTGCTGCTTCTGGCGGTGCTGCAGGGGCTGCGTTATGTGGAGCAGCATCTGAAGCCGCCGATTCTCCATCTGGCACAGATCCGGGTGAAGCAGATCGCCACGGAATCGATTAACAAGGCGATTACGTCCCAGGTGGCAGATGGCGGGAACGCAGAAGCGCTGATTGACTGGAAGACGGACAAGAACGGCAAAATCTCGGGCTTCATGCTCAACTACAAGGAGCATATGCGGATTACCTCACAGGCCGCCGAGGTCATCCAGTCCACACTGCAGGAGCTGCATAACCGGACGGAATATATTCCGCTCGGGCAGGCGCTCGGCAGTCCGCTGATTGCCTCCTATGGGCCGGATATTCCGATCAAGGTGGAGCCTCAGGGGGCAGTGAAGGTCGAGCTGAACACACGGCAGCAGAATGCCGGAATCAATATGATTCTCGTTGAAGTCTTTATTCATATTGTTACTGAGGTTGCCGTCGTCATTCCATTTGATATGGAGCCGCAGGTGGTGGATACAGAGATCCCCGTCTCCTACCTGATGGTAGTCGGTGACGTTCCGATGTATTACTATGACAATCAGGGCAAGCCGGTCGGCGAGAACGGCAGCAGCGCCCCGGGCATCGCTATTCCGGCTCCTTCGCTGAGTACTGAGAATAACAGCACCGGCACGGACAGCACACCAGCAGGCGGCGGTAACAGCAGCTCGGGCTCCGGCGGATCAGGCGGACATGCGGGCAGCGGGGAGAGCCCCCAGCCAGCCGCAGGCGGCAATAATGCGCCGGATACGTCCGGGGAAGGCGGGAATGCTGGGGAAGGGGCGGAGTAG